A window of Vespa velutina chromosome 15, iVesVel2.1, whole genome shotgun sequence contains these coding sequences:
- the LOC124954580 gene encoding uncharacterized protein LOC124954580 isoform X4: MQEDVEVIASKKTWGLFPEENQEGSGGGGGVIRVGERGGLIGDPHRSYERFELEDCVGSSGLGSSSSSSSSSNNLASSRYNQQSVRRPIRIFERGSTALVYPVVVAAHEPETSCSRRPAALAVPAVPVVAAPTTTTTTTTTAATTATTAAAAAAAVRSVAAAKNLLIDATDADLRGSTYLSSSFIKDTKKEDAMEPEIKEEDERRSSASSPEFYVRRNKCYNEDGSSEEENKPGCSLQSHGLLPSSYSGTWPIRRDLWATQQMGFSNQQSTSSSTHNDVASVMSFSSNSGTMLGTSTEMQGHRRLGAKVDVVYNLLSMLGSSEGREDMSSTLLSMSTSIDSCLVMRQSGCLPLLVQLIHAPGQDPETRERASRALHNVVHAKSDERAGRREARVLRFLEQLRDYCQSLRTSLESGQAPDLEKHPGATIAGLMKLSFDEAHRHAMCQLGGLHAVAELIEMDHLAHGSECDDQNCITLRRYAGMALTNLTFGDGNNKALLCSFREFMKALVSQLRSPSDDLRQVTASVLRNLSWRADSSSKQTLREVGAVTGLMKAAMEGRKESTLKSILSALWNLSAHCSTNKVDICAVDGALAFLVDMLSYNAPSKTLAIVENAGGILRNVSCHVAVREDYRAIVRERGCLQVLLQQLRSPSLTVVSNACGALWNLSARCPQDQRLLWSLGAVPMLRSLVHSKHKMISMGSSAALKNLLNARPGCSNIVQLDSTARGLGLPTLPFLAARRQRALEQEIDQNLAETCDNIEPSTSPTNKDDKFTFKVDHSFLSVNNRGLRSYQLYNQSSTSGTNKCNGVSRSESRESMRSVTSTHSDTMFERVHRHVLNGMSPTETQGKQSLSLHAATGFDNGIQMDNPKATSSEKKYTLRYKNAIPENLRPNDIEFSNVSELRSTTSTISWSSVPDQEAVCSQTLLHSSVEDNASLLNQSMSSTSKFNSQSSVSDETDVTVCKNSEYRSDIPKSKSDIPSQLSYVPDNFSSNQCEDYDRMYTDNSLLHQCDPLNSIQNAISPTLSHNSEESLFRNYAETDLDQPTDYSIRYAEQTVEDDEKQHAAYYVTTEQGLIQEDTIKMYCTEGTPRGISLNSSRAASSSDLQEDSKIKSLSRKLLEPNKLNDIEHNEKASSLMNIEKANNRFTNQDKKQDFDIASKFIEKKWQESVPGSCQYNKDNSTKVNSTEVKTDKHEIPINQSITFDTESKSSKELFLNKGTSYVGNIDQASDVDEDDEDLLAACINIGMQNNRHRHSFIGNSFEKLPRAESNLMRYQTSIALDQVESNDSIGSATDSFNPIQPEPTGKALPINTLREHSSVLLDTTKSFKDDLLITKEDQTELAEELNDKEKSMASQNIQKHSSNSNISEISVTDNDNFSVHTIPSTIDITLSSKETSTSNIEYSLQDKLEFSNEHCKTFKIDLCSSKDLKVTESTKWKEKLLKETEIIENMCETRMKSTDSESSNSIDSVEQSEHALLELCIQTGLPNASENIAGKRSTIIKHQKLNDESYTHLKASFKDNEINDNITKDDVDEKETYVIDKTTKRVEEDVYRRQRDPDAMIASLDRLTATLVQQTEAIRERDSNTMKQSILSDTWNEDSPNEVSFPSISISAPIVPSFKSDVPDGQTTIMSDIAEGEDDEHVNMTDSKIIQQEAIKLAEAVDAEVNKQNEMETTSMTSIDLDAIKPPSSMGSLLSLTASYAGPTDNTESYVNRDRCYSTSLPPVQTKNQSGVDSRNCRKKSLPLGVVAKRALNQGQSHTGSLENLLNDCVHSHLENVKPPSVMDELFDVGDMENSMLSVASITSEVADNKDHDSHSLSGSDPVFDLLKPVANVLSITCMRYAEGMQSSGNNSLSEYLENINPPSLFNEVNEMDQSTMEGNTDTLCNDTLCIDTELRTEEVPPTLVEAIDEGENDTDEGITTISSEYCVSSSAESTPKKRSNKNHLTPKQKRNLAKERYKTYTIAAEFVKKEEERRKQEGKPVETPNKITQGKCSPFSKLTPKQRRQEDRARFQTQVLENPFPIINAIVSNKEEIDQTCQQKDPEVVDPATAGKSSIPTLTKLPMPRALRKKRAENQENKERYRTRTLNDSECMQKVDDCDIDPTANTLEKEGTDNVHNIALEEINNMLEHNATIVLNTLNESSKAHAVSLGDDVLLDQETLSLVSNESGSEQSLRLCFVNGVSKRLMDTYTNQADISQRYDHNVQEEKDKSDVERAPEENDPIESGSDNGSNCTEEQCQVIKRPRIIKPGMGSSRDVSADSNTTDKSEPGSPKAIRGRRKALYSNPITRKPTPQSSPLKHPTPVSAIPIGRSNTSPIVRTTRAIALRQSNSPGVTPPTTTKEPTLKTNTSPKISSAIANYENKIKNANAASKRTSLPNKGSSLTFTRSNKRHSTPACSSSSQNESKVEVPTKQLERQGTFTKDEPEVENAPTVFSPASPIKTKIAKPIKGTTKIHPAVGKSKISVRSHQTYQTKGVKANGIEKPQVSKIMPTLGIPKSGTKVTGTSKGLTNNQSTLQNDNGKVFRKIGPLGQRSNSNSSIISDTSSGVQNRRLAKEATSKIASLWKKVEENKSKQLSDKSDGKKWITPGNGTAEIDGQIISSKPPAFRLFRSSTFEGVPQDDSHKVSMQKSRSKQPLITNVQANGVKYRNSCDLSGMNANEAPCKIPVKSSNPVTSKKDNIVQGDNTVILRRQQGSDAGNEIDSIKRMSRLGSFITVDPPNSDIAQIPIMSGNGRVPASAIVPPFNYNPKADIPSHIVKGKSDDSEGKFEITDSQTEIVTASSRVTTV; encoded by the exons ATGCAA GAGGACGTCGAGGTGATAGCATCTAAAAAAACTTGGGGTTTGTTCCCGGAGGAAAATCAAGAAGGAagtggaggtggtggaggtgtTATAAGagtaggagaaagaggaggattgATAGGGGATCCTCATCGCTCGTACGAGAGATTCGAATTGGAAGACTGCGTTGGTAGTAGCGGTTTAggtagcagcagtagtagcagcagtagtagcaaCAATTTGGCTAGCAGCAGATATAATCAGCAAAGTGTTAGGCGCCCCATTCGTATTTTTGAACGTGGTAGTACGGCCCTGGTTTACCCCGTGGTCGTCGCGGCGCACGAGCCGGAGACAAGCTGCTCGAGACGTCCAGCCGCTTTAGCGGTGCCGGCAGTGCCGGTGGTGGCGGCACCCACGacgaccaccaccaccaccaccacggCTGCCACGACGGCTACAACAGCAGCGGCAGCGGCAGCGGCCGTACGATCAGTAGCCGCTGCCAAGAACTTGCTCATTGATGCTACTGATGCTGATCTACGTGGATCTACTTACCTATCATCAAGTTTTATCAAGGATACTAAGAAAGAGGATGCCATGGAACCTGAGatcaaagaagaagacgaacgGAGATCGTCCGCCTCCAGTCCTGAG TTTTATGTGAGACGAAACAAATGTTACAACGAGGATGGCAGTAGCGAGGAAGAAAACAAGCCAGGTTGTTCTTTACAAAGTCATGGATTATTGCCCTCTTCCTACAGTGGAACTTGGCCCATTCGAAGAGATTTATGGGCGACCCAACAAATGGGATTTTCCAATCAACAAAGTACATCGAGCTCTACTCATAAC GACGTGGCAAGCGTTATGAGTTTCTCTTCAAATTCTGGTACAATGCTCGGTACTTCGACGGAAATGCAAGGTCATCGTAGATTGGGGGCTAAGGTAGACGTCGTCTATAATTTGTTGAGCATGCTTGGAAGTTCCGAAGGTCGAGAGGACATGAGCTCAACTTTATTATCCATGAGTACTTCAATCGACAGCTGTCTCGTCATGAGACAATCAGGTTGTCTACCTTTGCTCGTTCAATTGATTCACGCTCCTGGACAAGATccagaaacgagagaaagggcGTCTCGTGCATTGCACAATGTTGTACACGCTAAGAGCGACGAGAGAGCTGGACGTCGGGAGGCCCGAGTTCTCAGGTTTCTCGAACAATTACGAGATTATTGTCAATCGTTGAGAACGTCATTGGAATCGGGACAGGCACCGGATCTTGAGAAACATCCAGGAGCAACGATAGCGGGCCTGATGAAATTATCATTCGACGAGGCACATCGTCATGCGATGTGCCAACTCGGTGGCCTTCATGCTGTTGCCGAATTAATAGAGATGGATCATTTGGCTCATGGTAGCGAATGCGACGATCAAAATTGTATAACTTTGAGAAGATATGCGGGCATGGCATTGACGAATTTAACGTTCGGCGACGGTAATAACAAGGCTCTTTTATGTTCGTTTCGAGAATTTATGAAAGCATTGGTCTCGCAATTACGAAGTCCCAGCGATGATCTCAGGCAAGTAACGGCAAGTGTATTGCGAAATTTATCATGGCGAGCCGATAGTAGTAGCAAGCAAACGTTGAGAGAAGTAGGTGCTGTTACGGGATTGATGAAAGCCGCAATGGAGGGTAGAAAAGAGTCTACCCTAAAGTCGATATTATCGGCACTTTGGAATTTATCTGCTCATTGTAGCACGAACAAAGTGGATATATGCGCCGTTGACGGAGCACTTGCTTTTCTCGTTGATATGTTGAGTTACAATGCCCCGTCGAAAACTTTGGCCATTGTTGAAAATGCCGGTGGTATATTGAGAAACGTTTCCTGTCACGTCGCAGTTAGAGAAGATTACAGAGCAATCGTACGAGAAAGGGGTTGCTTGCAGGTACTTTTGCAACAATTACGATCGCCTAGTCTCACGGTTGTTAGTAATGCATGCGGAGCCCTTTGGAATCTCTCAGCTAGATGTCCACAAGATCAACGTCTTCTTTGGTCCTTGGGTGCGGTACCCATGTTACGTAGTCTCGTACATTCGAAACACAAAATGATATCGATGGGTTCCAGTGCTgcgttaaaaaatttactcaATGCCAGACCTGGATGTAGCAATATCGTTCAATTGGATTCAACCGCGCGTGGACTTGGATTACCAACTTTACCTTTTCTCGCGGCTCGACGACAACGTGCTCTTGAACAAGAGATCGATCAGAATTTAGCCGAAACTTGCGACAATATAGAACCCAGTACTTCACCAACGAACAAGGATGATAAATTCACGTTCAAGGTCGATCACAGTTTCCTCTCTGTTAATAATCGCGGATTACGTTCTTATCAATTGTACAATCAATCGAGTACGTCTGGGACTAATAAATGCAATGGAGTTTCTAGGAGCGAAAGTAGAGAATCCATGAGATCGGTAACTAGTACACATTCGGATACGATGTTCGAAAGGGTTCATCGGCATGTCCTAAATGGAATGTCACCGACCGAGACACAAGGTAAACAATCATTGTCGTTACACGCAGCGACAGGATTCGACAATGGAATACAAATGGATAATCCAAAAGCGACTTCGtctgaaaagaaatacacGTTACGTTACAAAAATGCTATACCAGAAAATCTCAGACCTAATGATATTGAATTCAGTAACGTTAGTGAATTACGTTCGACTACTTCTACTATATCATGGTCATCAGTGCCTGATCAAGAAGCTGTTTGCTCGCAAACTTTATTACATTCTTCTGTCGAAGACAATGCTTCGTTACTCAATCAAAGTATGTCATCTACTTCTAAATTTAACAGCCAATCCAGCGTCTCGGATGAAACAGACGTAACTGTTTGTAAGAATTCTGAATATAGATCCGATATTCCAAAATCTAAATCTGATATCCCCTCGCAACTATCTTACGTACCTGATAATTTTTCGAGTAATCAATGCGAGGATTACGATCGCATGTATACGGACAATTCGTTGTTACATCAATGCGATCCTCTTAATTCTATTCAAAATGCGATCTCACCAACGTTGAGTCATAATTCTGAAGAATCTCTGTTTCGAAATTATGCTGAAACTGATCTTGATCAACCAACGGATTACAGTATAAGATATGCTGAACAAACTGTAGAGGATGACGAGAAACAACATGCCGCTTATTATGTGACTACCGAACAAGGTCTTATTCAAGAGGACACGATTAAAATGTATTGTACGGAAGGCACACCACGTGGGATTTCATTGAATTCGTCTCGGGCCGCTTCGTCTTCCGATTTACAAGaagatagtaaaataaaaagtttatcgAGAAAATTGCTAGAacctaataaattaaatgacatCGAGCACAACGAGAAAGCTTCATCTTTAATGAATATCGAGAAAGCCAATAATCGTTTTACTAATCAAGATAAAAAGCAAGATTTCGATATCGCGAGCaaatttatagagaaaaaatggcAGGAATCAGTACCAGGTAGTTgtcaatataataaagataattctaCGAAAGTAAATTCAACTGAAGTTAAAACAG ataagcATGAGATACCAATTAATCAAAGTATCACATTTGATACTGAATCTAAATCctcgaaagaattatttttgaacAAAGGTACGTCTTATGTGGGAAATATAGATCAAGCCAGTGACgttgatgaagatgatgaagatCTACTTGCTGCTTGTATCAACATTGGAATGCAAAACAATAG aCATAGGCATTCCTTTATAGGTAATAGTTTTGAGAAACTTCCAAGAGCAGAGAGTAATTTAATGAGATATCAAACGAGCATTGCGTTGGATCAAGTAGAATCTAATGATTCTATTGGTTCTGCTACTGATTCTTTTAATCCAATACAACCAGAACCTACTGGAAAAGCACTGCCTATAAATACTTTGAGAGAACATTCATCAGTTTTGTTGGATACGACGAAATCGTTCAAGGACGATTTATTGATAACCAAAGAAGATCAAACGGAATTGGCGGAG gaattaaacgacaaagaaaaatcgatggCATCTCAAAATATCCAGAAACATTCTTCGAACAGTAACATTAGTGAAATTAGCGTAacggataacgataatttctctGTCCATACTATACCATCGACAATAGATATAACTCTTAGTAGTAAGGAAACAAGTACGTCTAATATCGAATATTCTTTGCAAGATAAATTGGAGTTTTCGAACGAGCATTGCAAAACTTTCAAGATAGATCTTTGCTCTAGCAAAGATCTTAAAGTAACAGAATCTacgaaatggaaagagaaattattaaaggAGACAGAAATTATAGAGAATATGTGCGAGACGAGAATGAAAAGTACAGATTCTGAAAGCAGTAATTCCATTGATTCTGTAGAACAATCGGAACATGCATTGTTAGAATTATGCATACAGACAGGACTTCCTAATGCGAGTGAAAATATTGCGGGAAAACGTAGTACTATAATCAAGCATCAGAAATTAAACGATGAATCTTACACTCATTTAAAAGCTTCCTTCAAAGATAATgagattaatgataatataacgaAGGATGACGTTGACGAGAAGGAGACATATGTCATTGATAAAACGACAAAACGTGTGGAAGAAGATGTTTATAGACGTCAACGTGATCCCGATGCCATGATCGCATCATTAGATCGGCTTACAGCTACTTTGGTACAACAAACCGAGGcaatacgagaaagagattcAAATACGATGAAACAAAGTATATTAAGTGATACATGGAACGAAGATTCCCCGAATGAAGTTTCTTTTCCAAGTATCAGCATCAGTGCTCCTATAGTACCATCGTTCAAAAGTGACGTCCCTGATGGTCAAACTACAATCATGTCGGATATCGCAGAAGGCGAAGACGATGAGCACGTAAATATGACAGATTCTAAAATTATTCAACAGGAAGCGATTAAATTGGCAGAAGCTGTTGATGCCGaggtaaataaacaaaatgaaatggaaACGACGAGTATGACATCTATCGATCTCGATGCTATTAAACCACCATCTTCGATGGGAAGTTTGTTATCTTTGACCGCCAGTTACGCTGGACCTACGGACAATACAGAAAGTTATGTCAATAGGGACAGATGTTATTCCACATCTCTTCCGCCTGTTCAAACTAAGAATCAATCGGGCGTTGATTCGCGAAATTGTCGCAAGAAATCTTTGCCTCTTGGTGTTGTAGCTAAAAGAGCATTGAATCAAGGACAAAGTCACACGGGTAGTTTAGAAAATTTACTCAACGATTGTGTACACTCACATTTGGAAAATGTTAAGCCACCATCTGTAATGGATGAATTGTTCGATGTCGGAGATATGGAAAACAGTATGTTAAGCGTAGCGAGTATTACTTCGGAAGTGGCTGATAATAAGGATCACGATTCGCATTCTTTATCAGGGAGTGATCCAGTATTTGATTTACTTAAACCGGTAGCTAATGTTTTGTCAATTACTTGCATGCGATATGCCGAAGGTATGCAATCGAGCGGTAACAATAGTCTCAGTGAATATTTGGAAAACATTAATCCTCCATCTCTTTTCAATGAAGTGAATGAAATGGATCAATCGACGATGGAAGGAAATACGGATACCCTTTGTAACGATACCCTATGCATAGATACAGAATTACGCACGGAGGAGGTGCCACCTACTTTGGTAGAAGCTATCGACGAAGGGGAAAATGATACTGACGAAGGAATTACTACTATTTCTTCGGAATATTGCGTCAGTAGCTCTGCGGAGTCGACTCCGAAGAAgagatcgaataaaaatcatttaacacctaaacaaaagagaaacttAGCTAAGGAAAGATACAAAACTTATACGATTGCCGCTGAATTCGttaagaaggaggaagagagacgtAAACAGGAGGGTAAACCGGTTGAGACGCCGAATAAAATAACACAAGGCAAGTGTTCTCCTTTTTCCAAATTAACACCCAAGCAACGTAGACAAGAGGATAGGGCACGTTTTCAAACTCAAGTACTTGAAAATCCGTTTCCAATTATCAATGCAATTGTAAGTAACAAAGAAGAGATTGATCAAACCTGTCAACAAAAGGATCCAGAAGTTGTAGATCCAGCGACTGCTGGTAAATCTTCCATTCCTACGCTTACGAAATTGCCGATGCCTAGGGCATTGAGAAAGAAACGTGcagaaaatcaagaaaataaagaaagatatcgCACAAGAACGTTAAATGATTCGGAGTGTATGCAAAAGGTTGATGATTGTGACATAGACCCAACGGCAAATACTTTGGAAAAGGAAGGCACAGATAACGTCCACAATATCGCGttagaagaaattaataatatgttgGAGCATAATGCTACTATAGTATTAAATACCTTGAATGAATCTAGTAAAGCTCATGCCGTCTCTCTCGGAGATGATGTTTTATTGGATCAAGAAACTTTAAGTTTAGTATCGAACGAATCCGGATCAGAACAAAGTCTAAGATTATGTTTTGTTAATGGAGTTTCCAAAAGATTAATGGACACGTATACCAATCAAGCTGATATTTCGCAAAGATATGATCACAATGttcaagaagaaaaggataaatcgGACGTAGAACGTGCACCGGAAGAAAATGATCCTATAGAATCTGGAAGCGATAATGGATCTAATTGCACGGAGGAACAATGTCAGGTAATTAAACGTCCACGTATAATTAAGCCAGGAATGGGTAGTAGTAGAGATGTTAGTGCAGATTCAAATACTACGGACAAGTCGGAACCAGGAAGTCCAAAAGCTATTCGCGGAAGGAGAAAAGCGTTATATTCGAATCCAATTACGCGTAAACCAACTCCACAGTCATCTCCATTGAAACATCCAACTCCTGTTAGTGCTATTCCTATCGGACGTAGTAACACTTCTCCTATTGTTAGAACAACCAGGGCCATTGCTCTTAGACAAAGTAATAGTCCAGGTGTAACACCTCCTACAACAACAAAAGAACCaacattaaaaacaaatactaGTCCAAAGATATCCTCTGCCATTgctaattacgaaaataaaataaaaaatgctaACGCCGCGAGTAAAAGGACATCGCTACCGAACAAGGGATCTTCGTTAACATTTACCAGATCCAACAAACGTCATAGTACGCCTGCATGCTCGTCGAGTAGCCAAAATGAATCTAAAGTCGAAGTACCAACAAAACAATTAGAACGTCAGGGAACATTCACTAAGGATGAACCAGAAGTAGAAAATGCACCGACGGTATTTTCACCGGCTTCGCCTATAAAGACAAAAATTGCTAAGCCAATAAAGGGAACGACGAAAATTCATCCAGCCGTTGGAAAATCTAAAATTTCTGTGAGATCTCATCAAACGTATCAGACGAAGGGTGTTAAAGCAAATGGGATAGAAAAACCGCAAGTATCGAAGATCATGCCGACATTAGGAATTCCTAAAAGTGGTACTAAAGTAACTGGAACGAGTAAAGGCTTAACCAATAATCAAAGTACATTGCAAAATGATAATGGAAAAGTTTTTCGTAAAATAGGACCCTTGGGTCAGAGATCTAACAGCAATTCTAGCATCATATCCGACACATCAAGTGGCGTACAAAATCGTAGATTGGCGAAGGAAGCGACGAGTAAAATCGCTAGTCTATGGAAGAAGgtagaagaaaacaaaagtaaacaATTATCCGATAAATCGGATGGGAAAAAATGGATTACACCTGGTAACGGTACGGCAGAGATAGACGGACAAATTATTTCGAGTAAACCACCCGCATTTAGATTGTTCCGTAGTTCTACGTTTGAAGGGGTTCCTCAAGATGACAGTCATAAGGTGTCCATGCAAAAGTCAAGATCTAAACAGCCATTAATAACAAACGTTCAAGCCAATGGAGTGAAGTATAGAAATTCGTGCGATTTGAGTGGTATGAACGCAAATGAGGCACCATGTAAGATTCCTGTTAAATCATCTAATCCTGTTACATCAAAGAAGGACAACATCGTGCAAGGAGATAATACCGTTATTTTACGACGTCAACAGGGAAGCGATGCTGGAAATGAAATTGACAGTATAAAGCGTATGTCACGCCTTGGCTCATTTATAACAGTAGACCCACCTAATTCGGACATTGCACAAATACCAATCATGTCCGGGAATGGACGTGTACCGGCATCAGCTATCGTACCACCCTTTAATTACAATCCAAAAGCAGACATTCCTTCGCACATAGTTAAGGGTAAATCGGATGATTCCGaaggaaaatttgaaataactgATAGTCAAACGGAAATAGTCACGGCCTCTTCGAGAGTAACGACGGTATAG